A stretch of DNA from Sugiyamaella lignohabitans strain CBS 10342 chromosome B, complete sequence:
CTGTGGCATCAACTTTTTGATCTCTGGTCTCAGCTGCCTCGCTTCTAGCATCAATAGAGTATCTACGATGGAATTCCGTCACCGGCTTCGGCTTAACAAGCGTCCGCTGGTGGTTATACATCATATAACCACCCGATGCGCTGGAATTAGCAGGCTCATGAACACCGCCAGCCGCCTCAAGAATCTCTCTATGTTTCTCATCATCCAGAGATGACAGAGGAGTTATAGTCTGGAAAGTCGACGACGAGCCGATAGTGGCATACGACGCAGTCGTCGTACTATCCTCCCCAGAACTGCCTCCACTACTGCCAAACCCGTTACCATGTCTCACAGCGAGCTGCGACTGCTGACGAGCGAGCTGGTTGGTCGTCAAAAAGAACGCCGACGGCTGCGACGACTGGTTATGTCCACCTGTCTGAACCCACAAATGCTTCGCTAACGCAGCATGGCGCGATAGGTTCGACAACGGCTTGAAAATCATTCTTCTACCACCTGTTAGCACCTCGTCTGGGGGtctttgcctccggcggctgaggcttcgccccagaccccgtggctcctgcttcgcaggagattgcgtGGGGGGTCAGGAACACTGGGGATTCTCTCACAAACGACTtgagcgcagcgagaggagccacggggtcagaggcagagccccagccgccggaggcacaccagTCCGTCCAATCAGTGACTTACTTTAATCAAGAGCTCCTGGAATACTGATCATGGGATACGAGACACGACACGAGCACTGTTGCGGATCCAGGTTGTCGGTCAGGACTCGGTGACTCAAATGACTCACAAACCAGTGTGGTACCGTGATCGAATTAGTGACCTACAAATAAACAAGTCAATTATGAGGATGGAGAATCACTGACAGGCCCGCAGTCAAGTGAATTATAGTACCAAATCAACCAAGAAGacaatgaaaaaaaaaatatataaacacCAGTTCAAGGAAGAGAATCAGGAACCAATCCAAAAAATACCAGAATCCGCTAATTAAAGCGgggaaataataaatcagttcaaaaaaattaatagaCGAGGTCTACAGTGAACAAACACGGTAGGTACGGGTGTATTAGTACTGGTGATGGAATTGATGTGAATTGAAATAGATCAAGTAGCAGATTTCCTTTTTCCAAGCTTCTATGCGCGCCACCGAAATATATGTATCTGGTTTCTGAGGCAGCTGCTGGCAGGATATGCTAGGTTTCGTAGTCGATTACTTTTTTTCACCATCAGCTATCACAGAATGCTACTGAAACCCACTCTGTTATCTTTTAAGTATTGCCTAATTTGGAAGTATCCCGGAGCCGGCCGGAGTCATCCCTTTAATCCAGTCGGGTTAGGGCCCCATCAGTTAATTCCGGCCGGACGGACGTCGCAACTAACTACACCAGCCAGCTGCCAGCCAGTCCCCACTCAGCAATTAAAATTACATCAACCACAGTCCAAACTCAATTGTGGCGACAACCGTGAAATGCAGGGGTccccccaaacccgactcgagcgcagcgagagggtctggggcagagccccagccgccggaggcacgacctAGGCAACCCCGCCACGGCTGGTTCCCCGAACACGGTCCCGGTAGCCCCGCTAACCCCACTAACCCCAGTTTGCACTTGAAACCGCCACAATCGAGCCCGAAGATTCGGTAGTCGCGAATTCAGTCGACCAGTTGTAGAGCGATAATCCAGGCTGACAGCGGGCCGGACCCTGGTATCTAACCACCCGGCTTGATCCGCATGTCCACTGCAGTCCGCTGCGACAGGTATGACATGCTGCACCTGCCAGACACATTTCGATACATTCTCGCTGATGAGGCCAACTGTTAGCAAATGCATCTCATCTCAGTTAGGATTTAATGAGTCAAGCGCCGCGATCGCTGGGTGGCGTCTTTCTAACCCAGTTCATGTACCCCAGCTGACCGTGGCCGTGGCGGGTCGGaagggggtgggggtcggcctccggcggctggggctccgccccagaccccgctgctcctctcgcttcgctcgagtcgggcgtcgggcgtggggggtGGGTTGGTGTTGAGGCTATCGGAGGAGCTGGGATTGTTGGAGTTGCGGTGGGGGTTTGACGTTCGGTTTTGGGACAGTTggagcccgactcgagcaaagccAAAGGAgtagcggggtctggggcggagccccagccctCGGAGGCAGTTGGACTCCGAGGTAGGAAGTTGGTCCCTGTAGATCTGTGCAGGGATGATAGGGTTGAGTGCCGTTTGTGGCAGTAGCTTATTTCGAGTAAGGTTGCATATACAGGCGCGCTTAAATGTTTATGCGAGctttacccctgagtttgCAGATCCCTCGAGGGGCAGGTGTGGACGTTGGAAGAGTTTTGAGGTTCTGGGTGTTTTTCCGTGTGTTTTAAATCGGGGGGTTTCTTTTGCAGGCAGGTGGACCGTTCCAGGGATGGTTTGTGAAGTGTGTGTTTTTATGGACATATTTGCAGTGCTAGAAGCAGACATGAAATTTCAGAGAACAGCTCATTTGTATCAGAATCTGCCAGCAAAAAGAGGATCCAAGCCTTGTGTGAATCCGGtagctcgactcgagcgcagcgaggggagctacggggtctggggcggagccccagccgccggaggcaggcagcGCAAAAGCGTAGCAGGTCGTCGATTCTGGGTAGATGGACTGTTTCAGAGCTCGTGGAATTGTGTTTGAGCTTgtaatttttgtttggttggttggttggtttgaTGGTGTGTGTTAGTTTTAGGAGAGGGATCGGAGAAGTGGTCCGGAGATTGACAGGCAACTGTTATAAAGAGGTGATCTGCGAGGGGCATATGTATATGACGTTATGAACTGCTGTCTCAGAACCACTTAGAAGTTTCTTCAGGATCGAACTTCGTGATAAGTTGAACAATTCGAGTTAGTTGGATATCAGAGATGGGAGAGACAATTGTAATTACTGGAACATCGGGTAACCTTGGTTCGGCTGTGTTgaagcatcttcttcatacCGTTAAGTACCCTGCTACGGACATTATTGTCGCTTCGTCTAACCCTGATGGAGTATCTTCAGAGGTTAAAGGTTCAGGAGTGAAGGTTCGCTATGGCGACTATCTCAAGCCTGAAACACTTGTAAACGCCTATGAAGGTGCCGATAAACTGCTTATTATCTCATTTCCTTCTATGGCCCATGAGATCAGAGTCACTGCTCATAAGAATGCTTTGGATGCAGCAGTCAAGGCAGGTGTCAAGCATGTTTACTATACGTCTTTGGCATTCAATGGCAATCCCACTGAAGCACCAGTTATGTTTGCTCACAGAGACTCAGAAGCTTATATTAAAGAGCTGCACGAGTCAGGGAAACTTGCCAACTACACTATTATTAGAGAGGGTATCTACAGCGAATCGTTCTATCTGTACTTTGGATACTGGAACAGAGCCACTGCTATCGATGATTTCCTGAAAGTCAAGGAGATTGTCACCTGTTGTAAGGAAGGCAGTATTGCTTATGCTTCAATTGGTGACCTTGGAGAAGCTACCGCCAAGATTATTACCAGTCCCTCGTCAGATGCTAAATTCCATAACAAGCTTATTCTACTCAGTGGTAGTCGCAGTGTCACTCAACCAGAGCTAGCCACCATCATCTCCTCTACATTAAAGCTTGACAAACCCATTCCTCTGAAGACGGTCGACCCCGAAACCTATGTTGAATACCACTCAGCTCATAGCGACAGAGAAATCCTGAAAAAGGCGGCCGTCATCTCAGGCGCCATTGACAAAGGAGAGGCATCAGTGGTGTCCAAGAGTCTTGAAGAGATTCTCGGCAGACCCCCCAAGAGCATTGAAACCACCGTCCAAGAAGTGTTCCAAGGCAAGCGAGGTGTCCGTCCCGTCAACGAGCCTATCCCCAGCTCCTAAACCCCTCACCCAACCATCTGCatccggcggctggggctccaccccagaccctggttgctcctctcgcttcgctcgagtcgttcctCTCCCCTTCATCGTCTTAGTCCGtgccatctcctgcgaagcaggagcaaccagggtctggggcggagccccagccgccgaaggCATTCTCCGCCCAAATACGAGTATGTGACATAATATAaccaataaataacaaaacaCAGATCATCGTATAATAACTACTCAATAAATTTGACCCAGACTCCGTCGTGAACAGAGGCAGTTAAGCTCACCAATCCCTGGAGGTCTTTGTAGGTTTTTGGAGCGGTCGGTAGAGGCTCGATGTCTCTGAAGGTCTGAACGATTCTCACCAGAGTGAACGAGGTTTCAGTAAGAGCAAACTGTTGGCCAAGACAGATTCGGGGTCCGCCGTTAAAGGGAAGGTAGTCCCACATGTGTAGCTGGTTCTCTTCCCATCTCTCAGGACGGAACTCGGCATGATCTTCACCCCAGTATCTGGGATTGTGGTGCATAGCATATGTACTGTATGCAACGGGAGTTCCCTTTTTAACAAACACAGGACCCGACTCGTCAGGGCCACCACCTCGGGGGAGAATAGTGTCTCTAATGGCAGTACGGGCGTTGAATGGAACAATAGGATACATTCTCAAAACCTCATTAATAACGTTGTTGAGGTAAGTAGATCGCTTGAGACTCTCAAAAGTGATTTGTTCAGTATCGGTGCCAAAATTATCCAAAACCTCTTTTCTGAGTTTCTCCCAGACACGCTTGTCTCGCGAAAGAAGGAAAGTACAGAATGAAAGTAGTGAAGCAGTGGTATCTCTACCAGCAAGAAGAATGTTGAACGATTGATCACGAATAACCTTGGGATCTCTGGTATGTTTAGCAAGTTCCTTGATGAAGATGTACGACGACttttcgtcatcttcttctgaatctttttcattttcgGTCTCAGCCAGAGTGCGGTACACGAAATAGTCGACAAAGTTGTGACAGATCTTGACTTCCTCTTGAAAGTGTTTGGGGTTGATAAGATATGAGAACTTGGCGGCCTGCAGACGTAATAAAATAGTTCTTAAACTAGCATTGAAACATGTAGCGAATTGTTTGGCAGTGACCTTGATTTCTGGACCTTGAACTTCACGGTTACCGTTGGCCAAAGCATCAACACTTTCACCGAACAAAAATTCGGTGGCAGTATCAAGAGTCAAGTCATGGAAGAGGATTTGAGAATCGAAATAGCCAACCCCACGGCCATGATCTTTAGCACTATCACGCTTGAAATTGCTAAGAAGTTGGTTGACATGAGTGTTGAGCGATTTGAGCTGCGACACCTGTTGACGGGAGAATTGAGGACGCAACAGGGCCCGAGAATGTTTCCAACCCTCACCACTGAGAGTGAAAATACCGTCACCAAGCAATGGATACATGCCGTCATAACGGTGGCCAAGTGAATAGTCCTTGAAATTGGTAGCAAGAACAGCCTTGACATTCTCAGCGTCTCGTGTTAGGATTCGATTAAGACCTAATAGTTCACCATGGGTAGTATCACGACCCAAAGTAGAAAATTTTTCGAGCACCATTTCGAAACTTCGGTGCTGTTTAGATGCACTGACACCTCTGTAAAAATTACGAAGACCGAAAGGAAATCCGTTCTCCCTATAAGGAGGTTTTGTACCGTGCTTTCTAGCATTGCTCTTTAACTCCCACTGAATATACAGTTCTCGTAGAGCCGCTGTTAGCGTGAGTAGACCCAACAGTCCCAGGATTTTTATGACGATTCCCAGCATCTTTAGGTGGTATGTTTTTCTAATAAAGCCAATACCGAATTGACGAATGGATTTTGTTCACCCAAATGACACAACGAACCAAGGCTAACCGTCTAAACTGTATGCCCTTAGACAAGAAAGTGCTAGACCACACTATACCGAATGCGTTTACTATATATAGAGCCCCAGGATCAGTCGCCAGTCATGAATCGGTGATCCAACTCTCCGCCCCAAGCAATAAAAACCCTCCGAACGTAATCAGAACTTGGGTCTATATGCAGGTACTGGCGGGTTCGAATTTGTCCGAGGCTCGTCGTACTGCAGCTATGCTGGTTTTGCGGGGATCTCTCTCCATGTCAATGCGGAGTCCTTGAAGCAGCCTGAATTACTATCACTGCCAATCCCTGCCCATGTCTCCTAATAAGGTTCCTGACATGGCGTTCATGTCGATTGAACCGCGGTAACGCAGCTTCTTTATCATGTGCTTCTACGCTCTGTCTcccactgcctccggcggctggggctccgccccagaccctggttgctcctgcttcgcaggagagggctggatttttttgttatttgaCAGAGGAGAGTCTGGTTATTGGGGGAAGAGCGCTAATtatgaaaaaaaagctttTAGACAAAAAATACTGACACCCGAGGGATTCGAACCCTCGCCTCCGAAGAGATCAGGACCTTAACCTGACGCCTTAGACCGCTCGGCCAGAGTGCCCGTTTTTGTTCTTCAACTTTTTACGTTTCATAAAAACCAAATTttcaaataaattttaACGTTTTTCGCCGCATACTTTGCGGCGTTACCAGACAAATTTTGGGCCTCATGGGCTGAAAACCGCGAGTCTACGATCCAATCTCATTTTATCATTATTAATTATACATGacttataaataaaaacagTTGTTACTTGAAATGCATATGGTCTGTTATTTTCCCAGCGCTCTTTTGGCGTTTCGTTCCTGTTGAAgctggttcttcttgacCAACTTCTTTCTGTCTTGTCTATTCAGGGTTCTGGGATCAATAAGTTCGTCACCAGGCTTAGCCCCCTTTTTGTTATCATCGACCTCAACCAACCACTGGTTGTCAAGTTGCTTGTTCTTTCCGCCGTAACCCCATTTGGGCACCCACTCGCCAGTAGCCTCGTCGTAAACCAGTTTGCCATCCTTGGCCTTCTTTTGAATACCCTTTTTAGCAGCAAACAACTCCCATTTGGTAGGAGGCTTGGGCTTGGGTAAAGGCTTTTCACGGGGAAGCTCTGTAGATGGCTCTGGGAGGGAAAATAGGACTACCGTGCTGTCTTGCTTGGAGgagctgttgttggagtCGGTGGTGGTCTTCACTGGCAACTGGAGAAGTTGGTTGATCAGGAGTTGAACATTATCTCTGGCCACAGCCTGGAGATGGGCatccttctccttctcgTCCGACAAAAGCGTCGAATCAAGTGGGTTTGTGTCAAAAACAGTCAGATTACCAAAATCATAGGTATTGGGAATAGGCTTTTCAACCAAAGCGGATCTAATTTTGTTAGTCACCGTTTTCTGCTACCGTCACCAGTAAAATTCTACTCACTTTAACTCGTCTTTAGACA
This window harbors:
- the DIT2 gene encoding Dit2p (N-formyltyrosine oxidase; sporulation-specific microsomal enzyme involved in the production of N,N-bisformyl dityrosine required for spore wall maturation, homologous to cytochrome P-450s; GO_component: GO:0005575 - cellular_component [Evidence ND]; GO_function: GO:0020037 - heme binding [Evidence IEA]; GO_function: GO:0005506 - iron ion binding [Evidence IEA]; GO_function: GO:0046872 - metal ion binding [Evidence IEA]; GO_function: GO:0004497 - monooxygenase activity [Evidence IEA]; GO_function: GO:0016491 - oxidoreductase activity [Evidence IEA]; GO_function: GO:0016491 - oxidoreductase activity [Evidence ISS] [PMID 8183942]; GO_function: GO:0016705 - oxidoreductase activity, acting on paired donors, with incorporation or reduction of molecular oxygen [Evidence IEA]; GO_process: GO:0030476 - ascospore wall assembly [Evidence IDA,IMP] [PMID 8183942]; GO_process: GO:0055114 - oxidation-reduction process [Evidence IEA,IEA]; GO_process: GO:0030435 - sporulation resulting in formation of a cellular spore [Evidence IEA]) — its product is MVLEKFSTLGRDTTHGELLGLNRILTRDAENVKAVLATNFKDYSLGHRYDGMYPLLGDGIFTLSGEGWKHSRALLRPQFSRQQVSQLKSLNTHVNQLLSNFKRDSAKDHGRGVGYFDSQILFHDLTLDTATEFLFGESVDALANGNREVQGPEIKVTAKQFATCFNASLRTILLRLQAAKFSYLINPKHFQEEVKICHNFVDYFVYRTLAETENEKDSEEDDEKSSYIFIKELAKHTRDPKVIRDQSFNILLAGRDTTASLLSFCTFLLSRDKRVWEKLRKEVLDNFGTDTEQITFESLKRSTYLNNVINEVLRMYPIVPFNARTAIRDTILPRGGGPDESGPVFVKKGTPVAYSTYAMHHNPRYWGEDHAEFRPERWEENQLHMWDYLPFNGGPRICLGQQFALTETSFTLVRIVQTFRDIEPLPTAPKTYKDLQGLVSLTASVHDGVWVKFIE